The Sulfurospirillum diekertiae genomic sequence CGCCCTCTATTTTCCCCGTCACCAAGTCATTGCCCACAAAACGATCATACGATGCTAAAAAGAGTTCACTCCGTTGATACTCTAATTCACTGATAGAGCTCATTTTGGAGTAGATGAGTGAAGGATCTAAGAAATGGATAATTTTTTCTATCACTTGATCTTTAAACAATGCACCATAACCAGCACTCTCATGCCTGTAGATAAACATAAAGATTAAAAAAGCACTCATGCCAGAGACAAGGGCAGCATGGAGTGGTTTTAGTATCACACTTTGATTCAAAACAAAAAAGATAACAAAGGAGAGAATCAAAAGAATAAAAGCAGCTTTTTTAAGAGTAGCAATTGTACTTAAACGTTTTTCCTCCAAAACCTTAAGTTCTGGATACATAGACTCATAATAATAATCCAGCAGTGATGCAAGATTTGGTTTCACTACTTACCTATTTTTGAAAAATATTTTTCACATCAATATTGCGACGTTCCATCACTGGAATACTAAATACCTCTTTTCGCTCTAGCTTCATGAGACTTGCCATAAAATTTGTAGGGAACATTTGAATGGCATTGTTATAATCCGTCACACTTTGATTGTACGCTCTACGCGCTGCGGAAATTTGCTCCTCCAATTCATTCAAGGTACCTTGAAGGTGTAAAAAATTTTCGTTTGCTTTAAGTGTAGGGTAGTTTTCGACAGCGACCATGAGATTGCCAAGCATGGAAGAGAGTTGTTTATCAAGAGCTACGGTTTCAGCACCTGTCAGATTATTTGTTGTGGCTTTTGAGCGAAGTTCAGTAATCTTTTCAAGCGTAATGCGCTCATGCACCATATACTCTTTCACAGTTGCCACAAGATTTGGGAGAAGATCGTAACGTTTTTTGAGGATAGCATCAAGTCCTGCGAAAATATTATCGACTTGATTTCGTTTGGAGATCAGCGTATTGTACATGACAATGATGATAAAAATGATGACACCTGTAACAATCAAAAATGTTTCCATAGTAACCTCCTCAATTATTATCACACGATAGGACTTCGCCACCATGTTGGTGGCGAAGTCTTTACATGTAAAACTTCTTAGCGGCTCATACGTTTACGTAGATTTGGATCTAAGTATTTTTTACGAATACGAATGTTGATAGGCGTTACCTCTACCAATTCATCATTTTCAATCCACTCAAGTGCAAGTTCAAGGTTCATTTTACGTGGTGGAACGAGTTTAATCGCTTCATCAGCACCACTACTTCTAACGTTACTTTGCGGCTTACCTTTGATGGGGTTGACATCCAAATCGTTCGGACGAGAATGCTCTCCGATGATCATACCCGCATAAACTTTGTACTGTACATCCACAAAAAGAACGCCACGCTCTTGCAAACTAAAGAGTGAATAGCCCATTGCAGTTCCATTTTCCATGGAGATAAGCGCACCATTTTTACGATGTTCTACTTCTCCACTGAGTGGTCTAAAATCAAGGAATGAGTGGTTCATAACACCCTCGCCTTTGGTATCGGTCAAAAACTGTCCACGAAAACCTATAAGCCCACGTGCAGGAATTTCAAACTCAATTCTAGTTTGTCCATCTCCCGTTGGGTTCATCGCTTTCATTTCTGCTTTTTTACGACCCAATTTTTCAATAACCGTACCGGTAAAATCATCAGGAACATCAATCACTAAGTGCTCATACGGCTCTAATTTGACGCCATTCTCTTCTTTGATAATAACTTCAGGACGTCCCAAAGAAAACTCAAAACCCTCACGTCTCATATTTTCAGCCAAAATCGTAATTTGAAGCTCACCACGTCCACTTACTTTAAATTTACCTTCGCCTGCGTTCTCGTAAC encodes the following:
- a CDS encoding LemA family protein, translated to METFLIVTGVIIFIIIVMYNTLISKRNQVDNIFAGLDAILKKRYDLLPNLVATVKEYMVHERITLEKITELRSKATTNNLTGAETVALDKQLSSMLGNLMVAVENYPTLKANENFLHLQGTLNELEEQISAARRAYNQSVTDYNNAIQMFPTNFMASLMKLERKEVFSIPVMERRNIDVKNIFQK